A stretch of Brachyhypopomus gauderio isolate BG-103 chromosome 3, BGAUD_0.2, whole genome shotgun sequence DNA encodes these proteins:
- the c3h5orf34 gene encoding uncharacterized protein C5orf34 homolog → MATAAVGFMVMYDDESVDVTYADGSRLQLSACGAEYVLERARAHTAHPLRSTERVRHRSRFTVSQHKALLVEALNFRNKYATRPYLPEELIQTEKFSPAVCEVEWPPEECSSACVSDGAVVVSSDSGRARLVLAGCGEEFTVEFTCKSSQSERHSALCPEVQRGGRPDITSPAHGDRTQQDITSSAHGDRGQDITAPGEELQEGWSGLNTQEESAVLGRAHTHTRVLQHHSRLQYPPDWQYPLSLALKHWESQRTKCSGAIGQQGGAESEEFPTVESSPRRVVKGCLPPPLPLSCPSPHLHRWRYGNLTSDWSEMDTPTELVRVVWCHGIIYRVTGGAVPVVEVSPGDGSVIRSNGVLAEYFTHYRRSPVAWTVVESVYYLSGLPPDRPGQPYSISSVVTRASRILQAHRQANSSRIPDSAQTCWRRVEVCERVNVMEEVCVTGTGRFQAFSNGTAHITFLDGVEVHMLWNTQTPAQEIGVVQHQSAGAESVLAGAGLCQVSLPDGQQHLLQVHAGGTYHRYMEVAWEWCNWVKESNRASPAHSMSDQPINNRSVLGELQKIRRFNYLLENSTILNFQGHQTQNGRMTSDLNNLPITDRSVCEALQKTSKVIQDINNLLSYLP, encoded by the exons ATGGCAACGGCAGCAGTCGGTTTTATGGTTATGTACGACGACGAGTCGGTAGACGTTACGTATGCGGACGGTTCGCGCCTACAGCTGTCCGCGTGCGGCGCGGAGTACGTCCTGGAgagagcgcgcgcacacactgcacatcCCCTCCGCTCGACGGAAAGAGTGCGGCACAGAAGTCGGTTTACGGTCAGCCAGCACAAG GCATTACTGGTCGAAGCCTTGAACTTCCGGAATAAGTACGCCACGCGCCCTTACCTGCCGGAAGAGCTGATCCAGACGGAG AAGTTTTCccctgcagtgtgtgaggttgagTGGCCTCCAGAAGAGTGTAGCTCCGCCTGCGTCTCTGATGGTGCCGTCGTCGTGAGCTCGGACTCTGGGCGTGCACGGCTGGTGCTGGCTGGCTGTGGGGAGGAGTTCACGGTGGAGTTCACGTGTAAGAGCAGCCAGAGTGAACGACACTCGGCTCTATGTCCTGAGGTCCAACGTGGAGGCAGGCCGGACATAACGTCCCCTGCACACGGGGACAGGACGCAGCAGGACATAACGTCCTCTgcacatggagacagagggcagGACATCACCGCCCCAGGAGAAGAGTTGCAGGAGGGCTGGTCCGGGTTAAACACACAGGAGGAGTCTGCCGTGCTAGGAAgggcgcacacgcacacacgcgtgcTCCAGCATCACTCACGGCTTCAATACCCACCCGACTGGCAGTACCCTCTGTCTTTAGCTCTCAAACACTGGGAATCTCAGAGGACTAAATGTAGCGGTGCCATCGGTCAGCAGGGTGGAGCGGAGTCTGAAGAATTCCCCACTGTAGAGTCTTCCCCTCGGAGAGTGGTGAAGGGATGtctgcctcctcctctccctctctcatgtcCCTCGCCTCACCTGCACAG GTGGAGGTATGGGAACCTGACATCTGATTGGTCAGAGATGGACACACCCACTGAGTTGGTGAGAGTTGTCTGGTGTCACGGCATCATTTACAG GGTGACGGGTGGAGCAGTGCCTGTGGTGGAGGTGTCTCCCGGCGACGGCTCAGTCATCAGGTCGAATGGGGTTTTAGCGGAGTACTTCACCCACTATAGACGCAGCCCCGTGGCCTGGACG GTTGTGGAGAGTGTGTACTACCTGAGTGGACTTCCTCCTGACCGACCTGGGCAGCCTTATTCAATCAGTTCTGTAGTGACCAGAGCCAGCAg GATCCTGCAGGCCCATAGGCAGGCCAACAGCTCCAGAATCCCTGACTCTGCTCAGACCTGCTGGAGGAGG gtggaggtgtgtgagcgtgtgaacgtgatggaggaggtgtgtgtcacTGGTACGGGCCGATTTCAGGCCTTCTCCAATGGCACTGCTCACATCACCTTCCTGGATGGAGTAGAAGTACACATGCTGTGGAATACGCAAACACCTGCCCAG GAAATCGGTGTGGTGCAGCACCAGAGTGCAGGGGCAGAGTCAGTCCTTGCAGGGGCGGGGCTTTGCCAAGTCTCTCTGCCTGATGGACAGCAGCACCTGTTGCAGGTGCATGCTGGTGGAACTTATCACAG GTATATGGAGGTTGCATGGGAATGGTGTAACTGGGTGAAGGAGTCAAACAGAGCAAGCCCCGCCCATTCAATGTCTGATCAACCTATAAACAACAG GTCTGTGCTGGGTGAGCTTCAGAAGATCAGAAGGTTTAACT ATCTGCTAGAGAATAGCACCATTCTGAACTTCCAAGGTCACCAGACTCAAAATGGCaggatgacctctgacctcaacaATCTCCCGATCACTGACAGAAGTGTCTGTGAGGCTCTTCAGAAAACGTCCAAAGTGATCCAAGACATAAACAACCTCCTGTCCTATTTACCCTAA